TTCCCCTGTTTCTTCACGAGGTTTTCTTTCTTTTGCGAAGCCAGCCATACTGGTGATTCGTCTAAATTCTTTCGTACGATAAAGGCGAAAATAACCGGAGCCAATCCAACGAAAAACAATCCTCTCCATCCCCAAGAAGGAAGAATGACCGCACTAAGAAGAGCAGCTAGGATAACACCATATTGAGCACCCACACTAACGTAAGAAGAAGCACGCCCTTGTTTATTCTTTGGCCATGCCTCCGCAACGAGTGCCATACCAATCCCGTATTCTCCACCAGCCCCTAAGCCAGCAATAAACCTAAATATATAGACTTGTTCAATATTCTGTGCCAGCCCGGTTAATGCTGTTCCAATAGCAAATAGTAGAATCGTATAGGTAAATATTCTAACTCTGCCAAATTTATCTGCTAATATACCGAAAATAACTCCCCCGGCAAGCATTCCTAGATTTGTAATAGAAGAAATTAGCCCTCCGGCTGTCATATCAATATGAAATTGCGAAATAATCATTGACATCGCAAAGGATATAAACATGATATCCATGCCCTCTAATGTTAAACCTGCTACTGATGCTACTACTGTTTTTTTACGATAATCCAATTTTGTCATTCTCCTTTCAAGCCTCACGGGACTTAGATTAAAAGATAGTGGCAAAAATAAAACCCTTCCATCCAAAGGACAAAAGGGTATCATAGACATAAGTAATATGTATGAGATTTCTTTCGCCTTTTTGGACTCTCTGGACCAAATTAAAGGGTTTTAATTTCAACTAATAGTAGCATGTTATTCGTCACATGACAATATTTTAATATAATAAACTAATATTTTTTACCAACAAGGAAAGTTTACAGTCACAAAACTAAACGATGCTTGTTTTTGATTAGTAACGGAAAACATTGGTATTAAGAGAGCATCTGCCAACAAAAAGAGAATAGCGGAAAGTCCAAAAGATTGTCATTAAAAAAGCTATCCAAAACATAGGATAGCCAAAAAAGTCTATTGTTTACATATTATAATTATTTATAACATCAATACAAACAGTGACTGTCATTGTTAGCCATTCTTACATACGGTCAAATAAAAACCCAGAGAACCTTTCCTGACGTTTTTTAGTTACTAATCACAATATCATCAAAATTAATTCTCTGTCCTGTTGTACCTGAAACAACAATGCGGAAGCGTACCGGTGCTGTTTGGTTCAGCGTAAATGTTTTCACCGTTAAAGTGGATGTACTAGTATTCGTACTTCCTACGTTTGTCCACGACGAACCGCTATTAGTAGACATTTGAAGCTGCCAATTGGCCCCGCTATCGGTACTGAAATTAGCATGAGAAATCTGTATGCTTTTTGCTCCACTTACATTGAAGTTCATGGTAATAGCTCCGGCTGATCGTACACGTGCCGACTGTGTACCCGTTTTCTTATCTCCTGACAAATTGCCAATAAGCGCATTATCAAAATACCATGAACCACTTGCGAGTGTTACATTGCCTGAAGTATAAGCTGTTTTGGTTCCCGATTCAAATTTTTCATTCAATACCGTTGTCCCGCCGGATCCGCCTGATCCACTAGAACCGTAACCATAGGAACCGGATTTAAACGTGGAAGAATCATACCATTTATAGCCTGTTGCTGGTGCAGCCCACGGTTCAGCCTGAGGCTCAGTAGATGTTTGTGGATTTTCCATCGATAATAAGGAAGTTGGCTGGTCAAGCTGCAGTCCGCTCACCTGTGATAACGCCGTATAACTTTCTTGTTTTGCCAACCAGTCGATGATATTCACAAGTAATGTACCATCATTCTGTTCCTTAAAACCATCGTACGTTGTCTTACTGGAGCCTGTTTCCTCACGTAAATATTTTGGACTCGCATCTTCTACAGGTGAAGAATCTCCGATAAATGCTGCTTTTCCTATACCTAGCTTAGCGACAGCTGCATACGGGCCCTCTGCTCTGCCCCCGCCATTATAGACACCTTGATCCACAGCATTTCCCCACGCCAAAGATGTTGAAGGAAGATAGACAATTCCTTTTGCTTTATTCGGATCGGTTATAGCTAGCGTTGACCCTGCATGCATGGCAACAGTAGAGACCCCCGTAGTAATTCCGAAGGCTTGACTTGGTGCCACAATATCATTGGCTGTTACATCGCCAATCGCGTTGTAACGGAAACGGATTCCAAAGTTGGTTGAAAGCCAGTCCGATCCTGTTACTCCCTGCATGGCTGCAGACGAAGCCTCTTCCGTACTCATTCCTTTTGTAGGATTGGAATAGGCACCTCTTCGATAACCATTAAAGACCTCCGAAGCATCCCAACGATTCTTGTTGCGGTCCGCATTATAATGGTCGCCGATAAAAAAGAGACTCCCGCCATTTTGCACATATTGGATCATGGCAGCTTGTTCAGATGTTTTGTAAGGGATATTTGCTTCTCCAATAATGAATACATTATAGCCTTGTAAATCTTCATAGGTAATCGGTGAATTTTTACGCAGTTCTTTTGCATAATACCCTTTGTTTGCTAAGGCATTGGCAAAGTCAGAAAACCCTCCATCCAAAACCCAATCGGCCGCTCCTGCCGTTTGTCCGTGAGTATTATCAAATAAGATTTTCTTCCCATTAGCCGTACCGACTGGCTGCAGCTGTGGAGCAGGATCTAGTGCATTCTCGGCTGAAGCATTCGGTGTAACATAAAAAAGAGAGGAGATTAATAGAAAAACTAATGCAATCACTGAAAATCGTTGACGTGTCAATCAAATCACTCCTTTAATGTGTGTTCCTCATTAAAGTACCACACTAGTATTAAGGTAGTGTGGTGAATTCGTAAAATTAAAAATTTTCCCAACATGAACCATGATCTACATGCACCACGTAAACAAACATTCGAATAAATGTAAAAAGTGCCGCTTCAATTGCTGAAACGGTACTTCTTTAAGTTAGTGATTGCTTCCCTTTTACCTCAATCCGATCCGGTCTTGTATAGATATTTAAGGAATGATTGCGGAGAAAACCAACGGTCGTAATTTGAAGCTCTTCCGCGAGCCTTAGGGCTAGTTCGGTTGGTGCTGATTTTGACAGAACAATCCCGCAACCTATTTTCGCTACTTTTAGCAAAACTTCTGAAGAAATTCGACCACTAAAAACAATAATCTTGTCTGAAAGGGAGATCGAATGCTGCAAGCAATAACCATAAATTTTATCTAAAGCATTATGTCGCCCTATGTCCGTCCTATCCACAATAATACCATTACGGTCACAAAGTGCTGCATTATGAACCCCACCCGTGTCCTGGAAGATTACAGACGACTCCTGCATCAGTTGCATTAACTGAAAGCATTGGTCGATAGAAATCGTCGCATCAACGTTTTCCAATGGTTTAACGGTTCTTGCATCATTATAAAAATAAAAACTTTGACGGCTTTTTCCGCAACAGGAGGTGACTACTCGCTTGGAATGGAACAATTCGTTTAGTTTGTTGACCTTATGCGTATTGACAATGGCGCGCCCGGTCGCTTCAATCATCGTAAGTTCCTTAATTTCTGAGATACTTCTGATAATTCCTTCTGACGCCAAAAAGCCAACCACTAATTCCTCGATGTGCTCAGGGCTGCAGACGAGTGTCGCGAATTCCTCCCCATTTAGAACAATGGTGATCGGATATTCCGTGACGATGGTATCCGTCACTCTTTGTATGGCTCCATCCTCATACCGCCATATATTACTTTCTAGTTTCATTGGCTGATCCATACTTTTTCACTCCCAGTTACTTTCCCTCAATCGGCTGGTCAAAAACGAATACAGTCATCGCAATATCTTCTTTGATATTAATGTCAGAGAATAACCGTAGTACTTTTGCACCCATCAATTCTTGAAATTTTAAAAGGACCTCTGGCTTTTTATAGATTTCCTTCACAAATCTCGTTCTCGTTTCATGGACCATCTGTTCACCATGATCCGAAGTAATCATAAACTTCTCCACATTCGTCAGGTTCCCTTTCATTTCACTTATCGCCCAAGAACCGATAAATTTAGTCGTAATTTCCTTTGGACCATTCCCGACATATTCCTTCCGAATCTCACGAACAAGCATG
The window above is part of the Bacillus sp. SORGH_AS_0510 genome. Proteins encoded here:
- a CDS encoding Ig domain protein group 2 domain protein gives rise to the protein MIALVFLLISSLFYVTPNASAENALDPAPQLQPVGTANGKKILFDNTHGQTAGAADWVLDGGFSDFANALANKGYYAKELRKNSPITYEDLQGYNVFIIGEANIPYKTSEQAAMIQYVQNGGSLFFIGDHYNADRNKNRWDASEVFNGYRRGAYSNPTKGMSTEEASSAAMQGVTGSDWLSTNFGIRFRYNAIGDVTANDIVAPSQAFGITTGVSTVAMHAGSTLAITDPNKAKGIVYLPSTSLAWGNAVDQGVYNGGGRAEGPYAAVAKLGIGKAAFIGDSSPVEDASPKYLREETGSSKTTYDGFKEQNDGTLLVNIIDWLAKQESYTALSQVSGLQLDQPTSLLSMENPQTSTEPQAEPWAAPATGYKWYDSSTFKSGSYGYGSSGSGGSGGTTVLNEKFESGTKTAYTSGNVTLASGSWYFDNALIGNLSGDKKTGTQSARVRSAGAITMNFNVSGAKSIQISHANFSTDSGANWQLQMSTNSGSSWTNVGSTNTSTSTLTVKTFTLNQTAPVRFRIVVSGTTGQRINFDDIVISN
- the fdhD gene encoding formate dehydrogenase accessory sulfurtransferase FdhD, with product MDQPMKLESNIWRYEDGAIQRVTDTIVTEYPITIVLNGEEFATLVCSPEHIEELVVGFLASEGIIRSISEIKELTMIEATGRAIVNTHKVNKLNELFHSKRVVTSCCGKSRQSFYFYNDARTVKPLENVDATISIDQCFQLMQLMQESSVIFQDTGGVHNAALCDRNGIIVDRTDIGRHNALDKIYGYCLQHSISLSDKIIVFSGRISSEVLLKVAKIGCGIVLSKSAPTELALRLAEELQITTVGFLRNHSLNIYTRPDRIEVKGKQSLT
- a CDS encoding DUF2294 domain-containing protein, producing the protein MAKNLEHQFSMLVREIRKEYVGNGPKEITTKFIGSWAISEMKGNLTNVEKFMITSDHGEQMVHETRTRFVKEIYKKPEVLLKFQELMGAKVLRLFSDINIKEDIAMTVFVFDQPIEGK